Proteins from one Bradyrhizobium roseum genomic window:
- a CDS encoding ATPase domain-containing protein, whose amino-acid sequence MLVEAAEGKAKSGIWGLDDILAGGFTREHMFLIEGAPGTGKTTIALEFLMEGARAGEKCLYITLSETERELRLGAASHGWTLDERIEIYELLPPESLLDSEQQQSLLYSSDLELGETTKQIFAAVDRAQPDRVVLDSLSEIRLLAQSSLRYRRQILAIKHYFSNFGATVLLLDDMSSDLGDKTIHSVAHGVLRLEELAPAYGAERRRARVIKYRGVKFRGGFHDVTIATGGMNVFPRLVASEHRTSYKRRKLSSGIAELDQLLGGGIESGSSTLILGPAGTGKSLLAIVFLVAAVARGEKAAFFVFDEELGLLYDRMKGLGIDLEAMQRSGNLSVEQVDAAELSPGEFAHRVRKRVNESNVKTVLIDSLNGYQAAMPEENSLILHVHELLQYLNRQGATTFMTVAQHGLVGDMKTPVDVTYLADTVVLLRYFEAIGSVRRALSVIKKRTSAHEATIREYRIDNRGLTLGGPLVGFQGVLRGVPVYVGEGKPLLEDQEL is encoded by the coding sequence ATGTTGGTCGAGGCGGCTGAGGGTAAGGCGAAGAGCGGTATCTGGGGCCTGGATGATATCCTGGCTGGCGGATTCACGCGGGAGCATATGTTTCTGATCGAGGGGGCGCCCGGAACCGGGAAGACCACGATTGCGCTCGAGTTCCTGATGGAGGGCGCCCGCGCCGGCGAGAAATGCCTCTATATTACGCTGTCCGAAACCGAGCGCGAATTGCGGCTCGGTGCGGCCTCCCACGGCTGGACGCTCGACGAGCGCATCGAAATCTACGAGTTGTTGCCGCCGGAGAGCCTGCTCGATTCCGAGCAGCAGCAGAGCCTGCTCTATTCCTCGGACCTCGAACTGGGCGAAACCACCAAGCAGATCTTTGCCGCCGTGGATCGCGCGCAGCCGGACCGGGTGGTGCTGGACAGCCTTTCCGAGATACGGCTGCTGGCGCAGAGTTCGCTGCGGTACCGTCGCCAGATTCTGGCGATCAAGCATTATTTCTCGAATTTTGGCGCTACCGTGCTGTTGCTGGACGATATGTCCTCCGACCTCGGCGACAAGACCATCCACAGCGTTGCGCACGGCGTGTTGCGGCTGGAGGAACTGGCGCCGGCCTATGGCGCGGAGCGGCGTCGTGCGCGCGTCATCAAATATCGCGGCGTCAAATTCCGCGGCGGCTTCCATGACGTCACCATTGCCACCGGCGGAATGAACGTGTTTCCGCGGCTGGTGGCCTCGGAACATCGGACAAGCTACAAGAGGCGCAAGCTTTCGAGCGGGATCGCCGAACTTGACCAGCTTCTCGGCGGCGGCATCGAGAGCGGATCGAGCACGCTGATCCTGGGGCCGGCGGGGACCGGCAAGTCGCTGCTCGCCATCGTTTTTCTCGTGGCCGCGGTAGCGCGGGGTGAGAAGGCCGCCTTCTTCGTTTTCGATGAAGAGTTGGGCTTACTGTATGACCGCATGAAAGGCCTTGGGATCGACCTCGAAGCGATGCAGCGCAGCGGCAACCTCTCCGTCGAGCAAGTCGACGCTGCCGAACTGTCGCCTGGCGAATTCGCCCATCGCGTTCGAAAGCGGGTCAATGAGTCCAACGTCAAGACCGTGCTGATCGACAGCCTCAACGGTTATCAGGCTGCGATGCCCGAGGAGAATTCGTTGATCCTGCACGTGCACGAGTTGCTGCAATATCTCAATCGCCAGGGGGCGACGACATTCATGACCGTCGCGCAGCACGGCCTGGTCGGCGACATGAAGACGCCGGTCGATGTTACGTATCTTGCGGATACCGTGGTCCTGCTGCGCTATTTCGAGGCCATCGGCAGTGTGCGCCGGGCGCTGTCGGTCATCAAGAAACGCACCAGTGCGCATGAAGCAACGATCCGCGAATATCGCATCGACAACCGCGGCCTTACCCTCGGCGGGCCGCTTGTCGGCTTCCAGGGCGTGCTGCGGGGCGTTCCGGTCTATGTCGGCGAGGGCAAACCTCTGCTGGAGGACCAGGAGCTGTGA
- a CDS encoding GFA family protein: protein MAASAARPLQDRVVSAAALHPQRHRLSAPDGQRIRAEHAVRLRDFRILHGEPAGWHHTSPNGTAVILRFGGTCGTRLYGERDGRPEIVSLRAGTVGDTSWLVPVAHFPNAARSHGCSRRPARSVSRLSPIAGEAYCPDGELAGPTRPMERRAALVPPSHQVKAGSCQPPSMQKCSGFVELLDTARN, encoded by the coding sequence GTGGCTGCCAGTGCGGCGCGACCATTACAAGATCGCGTCGTCTCCGCTGCTGCTTTACACCCGCAACGGCACCGGTTGTCAGCACCAGACGGGCAGCGCATTCGCGCTGAACATGCGGTCCGGTTGAGGGATTTTCGCATCCTGCACGGCGAGCCGGCCGGCTGGCATCACACCTCGCCGAACGGCACGGCGGTGATCTTGCGGTTCGGCGGCACTTGCGGCACGCGGCTTTACGGCGAGCGCGACGGCCGGCCCGAAATCGTAAGCCTTCGCGCCGGCACGGTGGGCGATACGTCGTGGCTGGTGCCGGTCGCGCATTTCCCTAACGCAGCGCGCAGCCATGGGTGCAGCCGGCGCCCTGCGCGCAGTGTTTCGAGACTGAGCCCAATCGCTGGGGAAGCTTACTGCCCGGATGGCGAACTCGCCGGGCCGACGCGGCCGATGGAACGGCGCGCTGCCTTGGTGCCCCCCTCCCATCAGGTCAAGGCAGGTAGCTGTCAGCCACCTTCCATGCAGAAATGTTCCGGGTTCGTGGAACTGCTTGATACCGCTCGGAATTGA
- the minE gene encoding cell division topological specificity factor MinE: MSIRLLRLFGGREATAPVARERLQILLSHERGLLGQSDLLVTLREEILAVVSKHIQLDPDKVIVKLDRGKTVSTLEVDIEVPNNFDKKVSERRMAG; this comes from the coding sequence ATGAGCATAAGGCTGCTGCGGCTGTTCGGCGGCCGCGAAGCGACCGCCCCCGTTGCGCGGGAGCGGCTGCAGATTCTGCTGTCGCACGAGCGCGGACTGCTCGGTCAGTCCGACCTGCTGGTCACATTGCGGGAGGAAATTCTCGCGGTGGTGTCGAAACACATCCAGCTCGACCCCGACAAGGTCATCGTCAAGCTCGACCGTGGCAAGACGGTCTCGACGCTCGAGGTCGATATCGAAGTGCCCAACAATTTCGACAAGAAGGTTTCCGAGCGGCGCATGGCCGGTTGA
- the minD gene encoding septum site-determining protein MinD → MAKVLVVTSGKGGVGKTTTTAALGAALAQSGQNVVVVDFDVGLRNLDLVMGAERRVVFDLINVVQGVAKLPQALIRDKRLETLWLLPASQTRDKDALTDEGVGRVIDELRSRFDWILCDSPAGIERGATLAMRFADEAIIVTNPEVSSVRDSDRIIGMLDSKTVRAERGERVEKHILITRYDAGRAARGEMLNIDDILEILATPLLGIIPESQDVLKASNVGTPVTLNNADSAPARAYTDASRRLMGEEVAMVVPTERKGFMDRLLGRRAA, encoded by the coding sequence ATGGCCAAGGTGCTTGTCGTTACTTCGGGCAAGGGAGGCGTTGGCAAGACAACCACGACGGCTGCGCTTGGCGCAGCGCTTGCCCAGAGCGGGCAAAATGTGGTGGTGGTCGATTTCGACGTCGGCTTACGCAACCTCGATCTGGTGATGGGCGCCGAACGCCGCGTCGTGTTCGATCTCATCAACGTGGTGCAGGGTGTCGCCAAGCTGCCGCAGGCCCTGATCCGCGACAAGCGGCTGGAAACTCTCTGGCTGCTGCCGGCCTCGCAGACCCGGGACAAGGATGCGCTGACCGATGAGGGCGTGGGCCGCGTCATCGACGAACTCAGGAGCCGGTTCGACTGGATCCTGTGCGACAGCCCCGCCGGCATCGAGCGCGGAGCCACGCTCGCCATGCGCTTTGCCGACGAGGCGATCATCGTCACCAATCCCGAGGTTTCCTCGGTGCGCGATTCCGACCGCATCATCGGCATGCTCGATTCGAAGACGGTGCGGGCCGAGCGCGGCGAGCGGGTGGAAAAGCACATCCTGATCACCCGGTACGATGCGGGGCGCGCCGCGCGGGGCGAGATGCTCAACATCGACGATATCCTCGAAATCCTCGCCACGCCGCTGCTCGGCATCATTCCCGAAAGCCAAGATGTTCTGAAGGCATCCAACGTCGGCACGCCGGTGACGCTCAACAATGCCGACAGCGCGCCGGCCCGTGCCTACACCGACGCCTCGCGCCGCCTGATGGGCGAGGAAGTCGCCATGGTCGTGCCGACCGAGCGCAAGGGCTTTATGGATCGGCTGCTGGGTCGGAGGGCTGCATGA
- the minC gene encoding septum site-determining protein MinC: MDVRADPTRQLVRLRGRSYVAFVFSPVVPIVEWLAEIDATLARSPGYFVGKPIVLDLAAVDLSGAAIAHLVGSLNERNIRVLGIEGVEEERLAANMPPLLTGGRACVITRNEPAQKAEPEAKPKPTSLLLDSPVRSGQSIVFMEGDVTVLGSVGSGAEIVAGGSIHIYGTLRGRAMAGVNGNSSARIYCQRIEAELLAIDGYYQTAEEIDVSLRNRPAQARLEGDTMKITPLN; this comes from the coding sequence ATGGACGTCCGAGCCGATCCCACGCGTCAACTGGTCCGGCTGCGCGGCCGTTCCTACGTCGCGTTCGTGTTCAGCCCCGTCGTGCCGATCGTCGAATGGCTCGCCGAGATTGACGCCACGCTGGCGCGCTCGCCAGGCTATTTCGTCGGCAAGCCGATCGTGCTCGACCTCGCCGCCGTCGACCTCTCCGGCGCCGCCATCGCCCATCTCGTCGGCAGCCTCAACGAGCGCAACATCCGCGTCCTCGGCATCGAGGGCGTCGAGGAAGAACGACTCGCGGCGAACATGCCGCCCCTGCTGACCGGCGGACGCGCCTGCGTCATCACGCGCAACGAACCGGCGCAAAAGGCCGAGCCCGAAGCCAAGCCGAAGCCGACGTCGCTGTTGCTCGACAGCCCGGTGCGGTCAGGCCAGTCGATCGTCTTCATGGAAGGCGACGTCACCGTGCTGGGGTCGGTCGGCTCCGGCGCGGAGATCGTCGCCGGCGGATCGATCCACATCTACGGCACGCTGCGCGGCCGCGCGATGGCGGGCGTCAACGGCAATTCCAGCGCACGTATCTACTGCCAGAGGATCGAGGCGGAACTGCTCGCGATCGATGGTTACTACCAGACTGCAGAAGAAATCGACGTCTCACTCCGTAACCGCCCGGCGCAAGCCAGGCTGGAGGGCGACACCATGAAAATTACACCGCTGAATTAA
- a CDS encoding ABC transporter substrate-binding protein, protein MLGLAASAQAAGDITIVRDLASRVGPVIGSAQACRDIARPRIQTIVDKFSQVIREASSNEAERSDLTQTFDRTVAEGRSAVTSGRMDCIRADRQLADLERSISGPSLSNVIGTTPAAAATAANAATAPTAPVPTGPLPRGIGEKEIRFGIAAPFSGSARELGRQMKLGIETAFNRINDAGGVDGRMLKLFAADDGYEPTRTVEAMKQLYEKDQVFGIVGNVGTPTAAVAIPYALERRMLFFGAFTGANILRNDPPDRYVFNYRASYVQETDAVVRYLVKIRRLQPRQIAVFAQQDSYGDAGFAGVAKAFRTMGVSDSAILRLNYARNTVDVDEAVNQLKLAKPPIKAIVMVATYRAAARFIEKTKDAYPGLIYSNVSFVGSTALAEELKLLGPRYTNGIIVTQVVPAVSGYSSAVLEYKNALAKYFPGEAADYVSFEGYVAANVLIAGIKRAGPQLDTEKLIDTLETMRNLDLGLGTQLSFGRSEHQASNKVWGTALDENGRYQPLELE, encoded by the coding sequence ATGTTAGGCCTCGCCGCCAGCGCGCAAGCCGCCGGCGACATTACGATCGTTCGCGACCTTGCCAGCCGCGTCGGTCCCGTGATCGGCTCGGCGCAGGCGTGCCGCGACATCGCACGTCCGCGCATCCAGACCATCGTCGACAAGTTCTCCCAGGTGATCCGTGAGGCCTCGTCGAACGAGGCGGAGCGCTCCGACCTGACCCAGACGTTCGATCGCACCGTGGCCGAAGGGCGCTCTGCCGTAACCTCGGGCAGGATGGACTGCATCCGGGCCGACCGGCAACTGGCCGACCTCGAACGCTCGATCTCCGGACCGAGCCTATCCAACGTCATCGGCACGACGCCGGCTGCGGCTGCGACCGCCGCAAACGCGGCGACCGCGCCGACCGCTCCCGTCCCGACCGGACCGCTGCCCCGCGGCATCGGCGAAAAGGAAATCCGCTTCGGCATCGCGGCCCCCTTCTCCGGCTCGGCCCGCGAACTCGGGCGCCAGATGAAGCTCGGCATCGAAACCGCCTTCAACCGGATCAACGATGCGGGCGGCGTCGACGGCCGGATGCTGAAGCTGTTCGCCGCCGACGATGGCTACGAGCCCACGCGTACCGTCGAGGCCATGAAGCAGCTCTACGAGAAGGATCAGGTGTTCGGCATCGTCGGCAATGTCGGCACCCCGACTGCGGCGGTCGCGATCCCTTACGCGCTGGAACGCCGGATGCTGTTCTTCGGGGCCTTCACCGGCGCAAACATCCTGCGCAACGACCCGCCGGACCGCTACGTCTTCAACTATCGCGCCAGCTACGTTCAGGAGACCGACGCCGTCGTTCGCTACCTCGTCAAGATACGCCGCCTGCAACCGCGGCAGATCGCCGTTTTCGCGCAGCAGGATTCCTACGGCGACGCCGGATTTGCCGGGGTCGCCAAGGCGTTCCGCACGATGGGCGTCAGCGACAGCGCCATCCTGCGGCTCAACTATGCGCGAAACACGGTCGACGTCGACGAAGCGGTCAACCAGTTGAAGCTGGCGAAGCCGCCGATCAAGGCCATCGTCATGGTCGCGACCTACCGGGCGGCCGCACGGTTCATCGAGAAGACCAAAGACGCCTATCCCGGCCTGATCTACTCCAACGTCTCGTTCGTCGGTTCGACAGCGCTTGCCGAAGAACTGAAGCTGCTGGGGCCGCGCTACACCAACGGCATCATCGTGACCCAGGTGGTCCCGGCGGTGTCGGGCTATTCGTCAGCCGTGCTCGAATACAAGAACGCGCTCGCCAAATATTTCCCGGGCGAAGCCGCCGACTACGTTTCGTTCGAGGGCTATGTCGCCGCCAACGTCCTGATCGCAGGCATCAAGCGGGCCGGGCCGCAGCTCGACACGGAGAAGCTGATCGACACGCTGGAGACCATGCGCAATCTCGACCTCGGTCTCGGCACCCAGCTTTCGTTCGGCCGGTCCGAGCACCAGGCCTCCAACAAGGTGTGGGGCACCGCGCTCGATGAGAACGGGCGCTATCAACCGCTCGAACTCGAATGA
- a CDS encoding ABC transporter substrate-binding protein has translation MRRAGISVNFKLESFVVRILVNLRWTSLLVSSLFITAAQAAPGDKIELVRDLAGRVGPVIGSALACPDVTRPRVQAVIEKFAAVIRDAASNEAQRADLAQQFDRSVADGRNAVSTGRMDCIQAERRLADLEQSLAPPASPPAAAVAIPSLAPPAFAAAPTTTLPTATGLGNPVTAVRGVSDNEIRFGITAAFTGPVRERGRQMKLGIETAFNQVNDAGGIAGRKLRIIAADDGNEPARTLLAVRQLYEKDQIFGLIGSIGTATAAVAVPFALERRMLFFGAYTGGNVVRRDPPDRYVFNYRPSYAEEADAAVRYLVKLRKIPIRQIAVFAQTDDLGDAGFSGVAKAYRAMGLNDSAILRLNYPRNTIEVDEAVNTLRVQKVPVRAIIMSASYRAAAKFIEKTRALYPEMIFTSISGVGGSSLADELKLLGPRYTTGVLVTQVVPAVSGYSSAVLEYKNALAKHFPGEAPDYASLEGFIAANILIDALKRVGPQLDTEKLVDTLEATRNLDLGLGVALNFGRSEHTASKKIWGTALDESGRFQAVDLE, from the coding sequence ATGCGGCGTGCCGGAATTTCAGTAAACTTCAAACTCGAGAGTTTTGTAGTGCGTATTTTGGTAAACCTGCGTTGGACTTCCCTTCTCGTTAGTTCCCTTTTCATCACGGCCGCACAAGCGGCTCCCGGCGACAAGATAGAGTTGGTTCGAGACCTCGCCGGCCGTGTCGGCCCGGTGATCGGGTCGGCGCTGGCCTGCCCGGACGTCACGCGTCCCCGTGTCCAGGCGGTGATCGAAAAGTTCGCGGCTGTGATCCGCGATGCCGCCAGCAACGAGGCCCAACGCGCCGACCTCGCGCAGCAGTTCGATCGCAGTGTCGCGGATGGACGGAACGCCGTTTCGACGGGAAGGATGGATTGCATCCAGGCGGAACGCCGGCTTGCCGACCTCGAACAGTCGCTGGCTCCGCCGGCGTCCCCTCCGGCCGCCGCCGTCGCCATCCCCTCGCTCGCCCCGCCCGCCTTCGCCGCGGCGCCGACGACGACGCTGCCCACAGCGACCGGCCTCGGAAATCCGGTGACGGCCGTCCGTGGCGTATCGGACAACGAAATCCGGTTCGGCATCACCGCAGCCTTCACCGGCCCGGTGCGGGAACGCGGCCGCCAGATGAAACTCGGCATCGAGACCGCCTTCAACCAGGTCAACGACGCCGGCGGCATCGCAGGACGCAAGCTGCGGATCATTGCGGCCGACGACGGCAACGAGCCGGCGCGCACGCTGCTGGCCGTGCGGCAGCTCTACGAGAAGGACCAGATCTTCGGCCTCATCGGCAGCATCGGCACGGCAACGGCGGCGGTCGCGGTGCCGTTCGCGCTCGAACGGCGGATGCTGTTCTTCGGGGCCTATACCGGCGGCAATGTCGTGCGCCGCGATCCGCCCGATCGCTATGTGTTCAACTATCGTCCGAGCTACGCCGAGGAAGCCGACGCGGCGGTGCGCTATCTGGTGAAACTACGCAAAATCCCGATCCGGCAGATCGCCGTGTTCGCCCAGACCGACGACCTCGGGGATGCCGGGTTCTCGGGCGTGGCCAAGGCCTATCGCGCGATGGGCCTCAACGACAGTGCCATCCTGCGCCTCAACTACCCGCGCAACACCATCGAGGTCGACGAGGCCGTCAATACGTTGCGCGTGCAAAAGGTGCCGGTCCGGGCGATCATCATGTCCGCTTCCTACCGGGCCGCCGCCAAATTCATCGAGAAGACGCGCGCCCTCTATCCCGAGATGATCTTCACCAGCATCTCGGGCGTCGGCGGCTCCTCGCTCGCCGACGAGCTGAAGCTGCTCGGACCGCGCTACACGACGGGCGTGCTCGTGACCCAGGTGGTGCCGGCGGTGTCGGGCTATTCGAGCGCGGTGCTCGAATACAAGAACGCGCTCGCGAAGCATTTTCCAGGCGAAGCCCCCGACTACGCCTCGCTGGAGGGCTTTATCGCAGCCAACATCCTGATCGACGCGCTGAAGCGCGTCGGGCCGCAGCTCGATACCGAAAAGCTGGTCGATACGTTGGAGGCGACCCGCAATCTCGATCTGGGCCTCGGCGTGGCGCTCAATTTCGGCCGCTCCGAACACACCGCCTCGAAAAAGATCTGGGGCACGGCGCTCGACGAGAGCGGCCGTTTCCAGGCGGTCGACCTGGAATAA
- a CDS encoding thioesterase family protein, which produces MEAIFRVDGNDVVTSPYAAGPWDPGMQHGSPPASLVVWAAERIPTAVPMRVARVTVDLMRPVPVAPLTIESDVVREGRKIQLCAVRLLAKGVVVVSATVLKIRVQAEELPSEADIEQVTLPGPEQSRVEDVDFSSSPFVTGMSLRAARGHFGRVGPGAIWYRVDRPIVEGAPVSQSMRTMAAADFCNGTSAVLDFRQWTFLNADLTVNFSREPAGDWILVDAETWIGPDGAGLAMARLADFSGYFGRAIQTLVIEKR; this is translated from the coding sequence ATGGAAGCGATCTTTCGTGTTGACGGCAACGACGTCGTCACCAGTCCCTATGCGGCGGGGCCGTGGGACCCGGGCATGCAGCACGGCTCGCCTCCGGCGTCGTTGGTCGTCTGGGCTGCGGAGCGGATCCCGACGGCGGTGCCGATGCGGGTCGCCCGGGTGACGGTCGACCTGATGCGCCCGGTGCCGGTGGCGCCGCTGACGATCGAGAGCGACGTGGTGCGTGAAGGACGGAAGATCCAGCTCTGCGCCGTCAGGCTGCTCGCGAAGGGTGTGGTAGTCGTCAGCGCGACGGTATTGAAGATCAGGGTGCAGGCCGAGGAGCTGCCGTCGGAAGCTGACATCGAGCAGGTCACGCTGCCGGGACCGGAACAGTCGCGTGTCGAGGATGTCGATTTCTCATCGAGTCCGTTCGTGACCGGAATGTCGCTGCGCGCCGCCCGCGGTCACTTCGGCCGGGTGGGACCGGGCGCGATCTGGTATCGCGTCGACCGGCCGATCGTGGAGGGCGCGCCGGTCTCGCAGTCGATGCGGACGATGGCGGCGGCGGATTTCTGCAACGGCACTTCGGCGGTGCTGGATTTCCGCCAATGGACCTTTCTCAACGCCGACCTGACCGTGAATTTCTCGCGTGAGCCGGCCGGCGACTGGATCCTGGTTGACGCCGAGACCTGGATCGGTCCCGACGGCGCGGGCCTCGCCATGGCGAGGCTCGCCGATTTCAGCGGCTATTTCGGCCGCGCCATCCAGACCCTGGTCATCGAGAAGCGCTGA
- a CDS encoding SDR family NAD(P)-dependent oxidoreductase — translation MAAGQDLSARVALVTGASRGIGAAIALRLAESGAAVAVNYRERAGDAEAVVAKIKSGGGRAFAVAADVSQSAAVAGMVERIARELGSIDILVNNAGIAIVRGVDDLTEDDFGRTIMVNLKSAFLCTQAVLPAMRARQWGRIVNITSGAARGAGAIGPHYNASKAGMEGLTRGYAARLVKEGITVNNVAPSLIETDMMKGRTDLARNIPLGRMGQPEEVAQAVAMVLGNAYMTGQTIILNGGMAFI, via the coding sequence ATGGCGGCCGGACAGGATCTGAGCGCGCGTGTCGCGCTGGTGACGGGCGCTTCGCGCGGCATCGGTGCGGCAATCGCGCTGAGGCTGGCGGAATCAGGCGCCGCGGTCGCGGTCAATTACCGCGAACGCGCCGGGGATGCCGAGGCGGTCGTCGCCAAAATCAAGTCCGGCGGCGGTCGCGCCTTCGCCGTCGCCGCCGACGTTTCGCAGTCGGCGGCCGTGGCCGGTATGGTGGAACGGATAGCGCGCGAACTCGGGTCGATCGACATCCTCGTCAACAATGCCGGCATCGCGATCGTGCGTGGCGTCGACGATCTCACCGAAGACGATTTCGGCCGCACCATCATGGTCAATCTGAAATCGGCGTTCCTGTGCACACAGGCGGTACTGCCGGCGATGCGGGCGCGCCAATGGGGCCGCATTGTCAACATCACGTCGGGTGCCGCGCGCGGCGCCGGCGCCATCGGTCCGCATTACAACGCCTCCAAGGCCGGCATGGAGGGCCTTACCCGGGGCTATGCCGCACGGCTGGTCAAAGAGGGCATCACCGTCAACAACGTGGCGCCGTCGCTGATCGAGACCGACATGATGAAGGGCCGAACGGACCTGGCCCGCAACATTCCGCTCGGCCGCATGGGCCAGCCGGAGGAAGTGGCGCAGGCCGTCGCGATGGTGCTCGGCAACGCGTACATGACCGGCCAGACCATCATCCTCAACGGCGGCATGGCGTTCATTTGA
- a CDS encoding NAD(P)H-dependent flavin oxidoreductase codes for MSMPALFKGRLSIPVIGSPLFIISVPDLVIAQCKAGVVGSFPALNARPAALLDEWLARITEELAAYDKAHPERPSAPFAVNQIVHKSNNRLEQDMAMCEKYKVPMLITSLGAREDLNKAAHGWGGIVFHDVINQKFAHKAIEKGADGLILVAAGAGGHAGTISPLAFVEETRAWFDGPIALSGAIANGRAIRAARILGADFAYIGSAFIATEEANAVEDYKQMITASSAEDIVYSNLFTGVHGNYLKPSIVKAGLNPDDLPTSDPSKMSFGTDASGERSKPKAWKEIWGSGQGIGGIGKVLPAAELIARFKKEYDEAVDPAL; via the coding sequence ATGTCCATGCCCGCGCTGTTCAAGGGCCGCCTGTCGATACCCGTCATCGGGTCGCCGCTGTTCATCATTTCCGTGCCCGATCTGGTGATCGCCCAGTGCAAGGCCGGCGTGGTCGGATCGTTTCCGGCGCTGAACGCGCGCCCCGCAGCACTGCTCGACGAATGGCTGGCGCGGATTACCGAGGAACTGGCGGCGTATGACAAGGCGCATCCGGAGCGGCCATCGGCGCCGTTTGCAGTGAACCAGATCGTGCACAAGTCGAATAACCGGCTCGAGCAGGACATGGCGATGTGCGAGAAGTACAAGGTGCCGATGCTGATCACGTCGCTCGGCGCGCGCGAGGATCTCAACAAGGCGGCGCACGGGTGGGGCGGAATCGTCTTTCACGACGTGATCAACCAGAAATTCGCGCACAAGGCGATCGAGAAGGGCGCCGACGGGCTGATCCTGGTGGCGGCCGGCGCGGGCGGCCATGCCGGCACGATCTCGCCGCTCGCTTTCGTCGAGGAGACGCGCGCCTGGTTCGACGGACCGATCGCGCTGTCGGGCGCGATCGCCAACGGCCGCGCAATCCGCGCGGCGCGCATTCTCGGCGCCGACTTCGCCTATATCGGCTCGGCCTTCATCGCGACCGAGGAAGCCAACGCGGTCGAAGACTACAAGCAGATGATCACCGCCTCGTCGGCGGAAGACATCGTTTATTCGAACCTGTTCACCGGCGTGCACGGCAACTACCTCAAGCCGTCCATCGTCAAGGCCGGCCTCAATCCCGACGACCTGCCGACCTCCGATCCCTCCAAGATGAGCTTTGGCACCGATGCCTCCGGCGAGCGCAGCAAGCCGAAGGCATGGAAGGAAATCTGGGGCTCCGGCCAGGGCATCGGCGGCATCGGCAAGGTGTTGCCGGCGGCCGAACTGATCGCGCGGTTCAAGAAGGAATATGACGAGGCGGTCGACCCCGCACTGTAG
- a CDS encoding YqaA family protein, whose protein sequence is MLKRTYDWCIDAADKPYALWILAAIAFAESSFFPIPPDIMLLPMSLARPKKAWWFATVCTIASVAGGVLGYAIGALLYDSIGHWLITLYGLSDKVETFRASYAEWGAVIILLKGLTPIPYKLVTITSGFAGYNIWLFILCSIVARGGRFFVVAVLLNRYGDLIRSELEKRLGLWVAIGGIVLVLGFVIAFKLI, encoded by the coding sequence ATGCTGAAACGGACCTACGACTGGTGCATCGACGCCGCTGACAAGCCCTACGCGCTCTGGATACTGGCGGCGATTGCCTTCGCGGAAAGCTCGTTCTTCCCGATTCCCCCCGATATCATGCTGCTGCCGATGTCGCTGGCGCGGCCGAAGAAGGCGTGGTGGTTCGCGACCGTGTGCACGATCGCGTCCGTCGCCGGCGGCGTGCTCGGTTACGCCATCGGCGCGCTGCTCTACGATTCGATCGGGCACTGGCTGATTACCCTCTACGGTCTCAGCGACAAGGTCGAAACCTTCCGCGCCTCCTACGCCGAATGGGGCGCGGTGATCATCCTGCTGAAGGGGCTGACGCCGATACCCTACAAGCTCGTGACCATCACCTCGGGCTTTGCGGGCTACAATATCTGGCTGTTCATCCTGTGCTCGATTGTGGCGCGGGGCGGGCGATTTTTCGTCGTCGCCGTTCTGCTCAACCGCTATGGCGACCTGATCCGCAGCGAACTGGAAAAGCGGCTCGGCCTGTGGGTCGCCATCGGAGGCATCGTGCTGGTGCTCGGCTTCGTCATCGCGTTCAAGCTGATCTAG
- the hisE gene encoding phosphoribosyl-ATP diphosphatase has protein sequence MSDSLERLYQAVLAARDLDPATSRTARLFQRGPSRMAKKLAEEAIEVVIDAVNGKADAVVRESADLLYNLTVLWASAGVKPEDVWREMDRREDLLGIAEKLPKSAVKMPKALSGKAIADEAAADKVLPKELAKSTAAPAARRRIVALENRSIRKRH, from the coding sequence ATGAGTGATTCGCTCGAACGGCTTTATCAGGCAGTGCTCGCGGCCCGTGATCTCGATCCGGCCACGTCGCGTACGGCCAGGCTTTTTCAGCGCGGTCCCTCCAGGATGGCCAAGAAGCTCGCCGAGGAAGCCATCGAAGTCGTGATCGACGCCGTCAACGGCAAAGCTGACGCAGTGGTCCGCGAGAGTGCCGACCTGCTCTATAATCTGACCGTGCTGTGGGCGTCCGCCGGTGTGAAGCCGGAGGATGTCTGGCGCGAAATGGATCGGCGCGAAGATCTGCTGGGGATCGCCGAGAAGCTGCCGAAGTCGGCGGTCAAGATGCCGAAGGCGCTTTCCGGTAAGGCAATTGCGGACGAGGCGGCAGCCGACAAGGTGCTGCCGAAGGAATTGGCAAAGTCGACAGCGGCGCCTGCGGCCAGGCGGCGAATTGTCGCGCTGGAAAACCGCTCCATACGCAAACGGCACTGA